CGTCTTAATCCAAATTCGTGCAATTTGACTGAATATTAATTACCCGGCCTAATGCATGTAACAATGATATCTTTTTCTTATAATCTATTTTTAGTGTCCATTGAATTAGAATAACAAATATGTAAAGTAAGTTATATTGTTGACCAATGAATTGGATATTGTGTTACTACTAGTCTCATGTCGATGCTCTCTCTTACGCCTGGGCAAAAAAACCGAAACCGAGGAACCGAACCGGAACTGGACCTAAATATCCAAAACCGGAACCAGACCAATACTCGAACGGTTCCTCTATTTTTATATCTGAAATAATAGAACCGAACCGAGAACCGAATGGGTATCGAATATATAAAAATATTAATTATATATACATATAACATAACTAAATATTATTTTTAATTTAAAATTATATTAAAAGTATCTGAAAATAGTTGAAAATAACTAAATTATTATTAAGTATCCAAACTACCCGAAAGTATTTGAAATTATCCGGATAGTTTTATCTGAAATATCCCAAATTTTTATCTAAATCATCCTAATTGTTTGATATTTTACCCAAAATAATTGATATTTTAACCAAATTATCTGAACTACTCGAACTATCCGAACCCGAACCGGATCCAAATGAGAACCGATTTTTTCCGAGTATTTTCCGGTTCCTACATTTGCTATCCAAAATTATCCGAACCGAACCAAACCAAAAATATGTCAAGTAGTAAATAGATCATTTAGCCCCCTATCCGAATTATCCGAAACCCGAAATACCCGAACATAACCAAATCGATACCCAAAATGCCCAAACCTACTCTCTCTAGTATATATAACCTTTAGGGATCGATAAATAATCAATAGATTTTTTTTTGGAATTAATTTTCTAATTCAATTAAAATTTTCTGTAAATTAATAAAACAGTAAAGTTTCTATATTATTAATTTATAGATTTTTTGTTTGTTTGCACCAACATTAATAACATTGGCTACAAAGCCCGCGGTCAAAGGTTGAATATATATCTGATTTAGTTATTCAGTAAAAATATGAAAGTCCAACGATCTTTATCGAACTACCTTATCACCCCTGCTTCCTCTCCATCGTGTTGACTTATTGAGTTTGCTCTCTTCTTGTTCTCAACTCGATCGAATCACGGACAAGAAGTGAGAAGCTATAAAGAAACTTGAGAAAGTAGAATGAGTGTCTTAAGTCACAAGATCATAGCCTTTTCTCTGCTCACTTTCTTGCTTTACATTCACCGCCTTCATGCGCAACACTTTATCCTCAACTTCTCTGATGAAGATTTCCACAATGGCTTCGACAATAACAGCACCGAAGATGATTCTAACACCGATAACTTCGGACAAACAGAATCTAAATCCGACCAGGATCTTGATCCTGGTTCTTGGCGATCAATCTTGGAGCTGGATGACTTAGTCGTCAACCCTGCGTTGACTCTGTACTACTCTTCCCTCAAGAAGATGGTCTTGGCAGTAAGCAAAGGAAACATTAGTTTGATGGAGGAAGCGGTCACCCAGCTGAACGCTTCTGCATCGGCGGGAGATCCGCACGCACAGTCAGTGATGGGGTTCGTGTATGGGATGGGGATGACACTGGAGACGAATGGAGACAAATCGTTTCTGCAACATCATTTTTCGGCTGAGAGAGGGAATATGCAGTCCAAGATGGCACTTGCATTCAGATATATACAACTAGATGTAAACAACGTCAACATATATACAACTAGAGATTAGATAACCAAATTTTAGCCAAAAAAAAACCTAGAGATTAGATAAGATAACATTCTTGTTTAATATTTTCTTTTTCTTTTTTTGATAGATGTATGATAAAGCTGTCCAGCTATATGCTGAAGTAGCGGAGGCAGCAGTCAGTAGCTTTCTGATCTCTAAGGATTCCCCCATGGTTGTACCACTTAGAATTCATAGAGGAGCAGAGGAAGACAAAGATGTGCTAAGGAGATTCCGTGGTGAAGACGGTGAAGATTTCAAGATGTTGGAGTACCAGGCACAGATTGGGCATCCTTCAGCAATGTACAGGACTGGATTGTTTTATTACTTTTCTCTGAGAGGATTAAGACATGATCACGCCAAGGCAGTGTACTGGTTTTCAAAGGCAGCAGAGAAAGGAGAGCCGAGGTCAATGGAGATTCTTGGTGAGATATATGCCCGAGGAACCGGTGTTGAGAGAAACTATACCAAGGCGTTTGAATGTCTCACACTTGCTGCAGAAGGAGGTCTGGATTCAGCATTTACTGGCCTGGGGTACTTGTATGTCAAAGGCTATGGAGTAGATAAGAACTACGCTAAGGTCAGTTTGTTCCTTGTTGCTTCATACTCCCCTGCTTACTCTGTCTCTTAATAGAAGTTTAGTTTCTATAATAGCTGAACTTGTAGCCAAAAAAAAAAGAGTTGGGATTCTTGACTGTGTGAACAAATAGTCTTGATTAGTTTTAAAGATACCACAGTTTGATGTCAGTAATATTTAAGCAAACATTGAAGAAAGGAAGTTGG
This genomic interval from Brassica oleracea var. oleracea cultivar TO1000 chromosome C2, BOL, whole genome shotgun sequence contains the following:
- the LOC106325564 gene encoding ERAD-associated E3 ubiquitin-protein ligase component HRD3A, which codes for MSVLSHKIIAFSLLTFLLYIHRLHAQHFILNFSDEDFHNGFDNNSTEDDSNTDNFGQTESKSDQDLDPGSWRSILELDDLVVNPALTLYYSSLKKMVLAVSKGNISLMEEAVTQLNASASAGDPHAQSVMGFVYGMGMTLETNGDKSFLQHHFSAERGNMQSKMALAFRYIQLDMYDKAVQLYAEVAEAAVSSFLISKDSPMVVPLRIHRGAEEDKDVLRRFRGEDGEDFKMLEYQAQIGHPSAMYRTGLFYYFSLRGLRHDHAKAVYWFSKAAEKGEPRSMEILGEIYARGTGVERNYTKAFECLTLAAEGGLDSAFTGLGYLYVKGYGVDKNYAKARECFEKVSDSVDPSGMYYLGMLYLKGIGVKRDVKKATKYFLVASNAGLPKAMYQIAKMVHAGAELKKNPNMLKLAAAFYKSVAERGPWNSLSRWALEAYMKGDVGKAFILYSRMSELGYEVAQSNAAWILDKYGERSMCMGVSEFCTAKERKERAHALWWRASKQGNDYAALLVGDAYYHGRGNGRDFVRAAEAYMYAKSQLNAQAMFNLGYMHEYGQGLSFDLNLAKSYYNQAFENEPVSRLPIMLALARLWVRRNYADISIMVTLLLASLVTVRHLRTKRPQRREVTVDSIGADATQPLVEYADFPN